Proteins encoded together in one Lathyrus oleraceus cultivar Zhongwan6 chromosome 5, CAAS_Psat_ZW6_1.0, whole genome shotgun sequence window:
- the LOC127078411 gene encoding uncharacterized protein LOC127078411, whose translation MQENPQLHQNVVHKLQKMLHQFNPFVIRFKQLSILPNISECSLILKERPRNHHQYNLPIVEQVAAIIVGCDADSMDYGRDINVIRCDGNLKKVQETKGYYDPLQYPVLFPFGTHDNYVKIESGRLRWIKEHQSDIRSELYQGLHDALHVGETNAENIGKRTILPSSFIGSRRDMTQRYENGMAIVLNGDLLTRIFRSKFEKLKDDVINKGVLGKLKSYMYVTEFQKRGLPHVHMLLVLESNDKLRDPKDYDSIFLDETRQGTDSYPEYRRRFDEFVSLGIDRSVDNIWVVPYNPWLLLKYDCHINVEICSSIKSIKYLYKYVYKGPDRVAMEVHKGSYMDEVQQYVDARWICAPEALWKMFRFTLYRLYPSVERLQIHLPNRHQVRFYDHQQIADVLNNERNSKTMLTQFFALNLQDPQARKYLYREIPEHYCWNKWDMEWHRRRSTRKVIGRIYTVSPSEGDKFYLQLLLSHVIGPTSWEYLLTNNGMTFSTFKKSAEDRGFLETDHSIRDCLVETTSIRMPYALRRLFVTILIFCEPTDVRGLWNEFFTHMVEDYQTANNVVESNLTNMLLKDLNELLNLHGKKIDDYDLPSLPPNTIDRGEVPSIIQEELAIDIPNEDIESIAKLNNDQMIAFNTIMNVIVQKHSGVFFVDGPGGTSKTFLYRTLMASLRSKGEIVLATASSGIAATLLPDGRTAHSRFKIPIDIQPSSICGIEKQKDLANLIRVAAAIIWDEAPMTNKNYLEALDRSLQDICSNSAPFGGKVLIMGGDFRQVLPVLRKGTKAQMISACIVQSHLWNHTKILHLRQNMRSLHDQEFAEFLIRIGDGVEPTKPDDMVRLPLHIAIPWEGEHSIQVLIQHIFPDLELHGWDAPYMVQRAILTPTNDDVQKLNDMIIDQFPGEEHNLLSFDEVEGDNHNLYQQEFLNSIAQGSLPPHILKIKKGAPLMLLRNLDPRYGLCNGTRLLCRGLFMNMLDVEILTGSNAGKRAFFRKQFPVRLSFAITINKSQRQTIPNVGIYLPRHVFSHGQLYVALSRGVSQTTTRVLTREGKLKGEDAKLEHDEIFQLCRELRRKNVETCFDMKITDFEDKWNTWKDEQSISSIGKLDNKFFKSQERIDKGMYEELIRIFIREKENTSNRDFMFGIPLKERH comes from the exons ATGCAGGAAAATCCACAGCTGCACCAAAATGTAGTTCACAAATTACAGAAAATGCTCCATCAGTTTAATCCTTTTGTAATTAGGTTCAAGCAACTTTCAATACTTCCAAATATCAGTGAATGTAGCCTCATACTTAAAGAGCGTCCACGTAATCACCATCAATACAATCTTCCAATTGTTGAACAAGTTGCGGCAATTATTGTTGGATGTGATGCAGATTCTATGGATTATGGAAGGGATATTAATGTCATTCGTTGTGATGGAAATCTCAAGAAAGTTCAAGAGACAAAAGGATATTATGATCCTTTGCAATACCCTGTATTGTTTCCATTTGGGACGCATG ACAAttatgtcaaaattgaatcagGGAGATTAAGGTGGATTAAAGAGCACCAAAGTGATATACGTTCTGAATTGTACCAAGGTTTACATGATGCTTTGCATGTTGGTGAAACTAATGCAG AGAACATTGGAAAAAGAACAATATTGCCATCATCATTTATTGGCAGTCGTCGAGACATGACACAACGTTATGAAAATGGCATGGCTATTGTTCTTAATGGCG ATTTGCTAACAAGAATATTTCGTTCGAAATTTGAGAAATTGAAGGATGATGTTATTAATAAAGGAGTCTTGGGTAAACTTAAAAGCTACATGTATGTCACTGAATTTCAAAAGCGAGGACTGCCGCATGTGCATATGTTATTGGTCTTAGAAAGTAACGATAAGTTGCGTGACCCAAAAGATTATGATAGTATT TTCTTGGATGAAACACGTCAAGGCACTGACTCATATCCCGAGTATAGGAGAAGGTTTGATGAGTTTGTATCGTTAGGTATAGATAGGTCTGTCGATAATATATGGGTGGTTCCTTATAACCCTTGGTTACTATTAAAGTATGACTGTCACATCAATGTAGAGATTTGCAGTAGCATTAAAAGTATCAAGTATCTATACAAATATGTGTACAAGGGCCCTGATCGTGTGGCTATGGAGGTTCATAAAGGATCATACATGGATGAAGTTCAGCAATATGTTGATGCAAGATGGATTTGTGCTCCCGAGGCATTATGGAAAATGTTTCGATTCACTCTTTATCGATTATATCCTTCGGTTGAAAGATTGCAGATCCACTTGCCGAACCGCCATCAAGTGCGCTTTTATGATCATCAGCAAATTGCAGATGTGTTAAATAATGAACGCAACTCCAAAACAATGCTCACACAATTCTTTGCATTGAATCTACAAGATCCACAAGCAAGAAAGTATCTGTATAGAGAGATTCCAGAGCATTATTGTTGGAACAAGTGGGATATGGAATGGCATCGTAGGCGATCAACAAGAAAAGTTATCGGGAGAATCTATACGGTATCACCTTCGGAGGGAGATAAGTTTTACTTGCAACTGTTGTTATCGCATGTCATAGGTCCAACCAGTTGGGAATATCTTCTTACAAATAATGGCATGACTTTCAGTACATTCAAAAAATCAGCCGAGGATAGGGGATTTCTAGAGACTGATCATAGTATTCGTGATTGTTTGGTTGAGACTACGAGTATCCGAATGCCATATGCTTTACGAAGGTTATTCGTGACGATTTTAATATTTTGTGAACCTACTGATGTTAGAGGCCTTTGGAATGAGTTTTTTACACATATGGTAGAGGATTATCAAACAGCTAACAATGTTGTGGAATCAAACTTAACTAATATGTTGTTGAAGGACTTGAATGAACTCTTAAACCTGCACGGTAAAAAGATTGATGATTATGATCTCCCATCTTTACCCCCTAATACAATAGACAGAGGTGAAGTTCCAAGTATCATACAAGAGGAGTTAGCGATTGATATCCCCAATGAAGATATTGAATCTATTGCTAAGTTAAATAATGATCAAATGATTGCATTCAACACCATTATGAATGTAATTGTTCAAAAACACAGTGGGGTATTTTTTGTTGATGGTCCGGGAGGAACAAGTAAAACATTCCTTTATAGAACATTAATGGCAAGTTTAAGAAGTAAAGGAGAAATTGTCTTAGCAACTGCATCATCTGGTATAGCTGCAACATTGTTACCCGATGGTAGGACTGCACACTCTCGATTTAAGATACCTATTGATATTCAACCGAGTTCCATTTGTGGTATTGAAAAGCAAAAGGATCTTGCAAATCTCATTAGAGTTGCTGCCGCAATAATTTGGGATGAAGCACCAATGACAAACAAAAATTATTTGGAAGCCTTAGATCGATCATTACAAGACATTTGTAGCAACAGTGCTCCATTTGGTGGAAAAGTTCTGATCATGGGGGGGGATTTTCGTCAAGTTCTTCCTGTTCTAAGAAAAGGTACTAAGGCACAAATGATTTCAGCGTGTATTGTTCAGTCTCATTTATGGAATCATACCAAGATTTTGCATTTGCGTCAAAATATGCGATCATTGCATGATCAAGAGTTTGCAGAATTTCTTATTCGCATTGGTGATGGTGTCGAACCTACCAAACCAGATGACATGGTGAGGTTACCTTTACATATTGCAATCCCATGGGAAGGTGAACATTCCATACAAGTACTTATCCAACATATTTTTCCTGATCTAGAATTGCATGGTTGGGATGCCCCATATATGGTACAAAGAGCTATTTTGACACCAACAAATGATGATGTCCAGAAATTGAATGATATGATTATCGATCAGTTTCCAGGAGAAGAACATAATTTGTTATCGTTTGACGAGGTTGAAGGAGATAATCATAATTTATACCAGCAAGAATTCTTAAACTCAATTGCACAAGGTAGTTTGCCACCTCATATTCTAAAGATAAAAAAGGGTGCACCATTGATGTTGTTACGAAATCTAGATCCTAGATATGGATTGTGTAATGGGACCCGGTTATTATGTCGTGGTTTATTTATGAATATGTTGGATGTGGAAATCCTGACAGGAAGCAATGCAGGAAAACGTGCTTTTTT tagaAAGCAGTTTCCTGTGCGACTAAGTTTTGCAATTACAATAAATAAATCACAACGACAAACCATTCCAAATGTTGGAATATATCTTCCACGACATGTTTTTAGTCATGGACAGTTATATGTGGCTTTATCCAGGGGTGTTTCACAGACTACAACAAGAGTTTTAACCAGGGAAGGAAAATTGAAAGGAGAAGATG CCAAACTAGAACACGATGAAATCTTCCAATTATGTAGGGAGTTGAGACGAAAGAATGTTGAAACTTGCTTCGACATGAAA ATAACAGACTTTGAAGATAAATGGAACACGTGGAAGGATGAACAAAGTATTTCATCCATCGGCAAACTCGACAATAAG ttttttaaatctcaagagCGCATTGATAAAGGGATGTACGAAGAATTGATTCGAATCTTTATAAG ggaaaaagaaaatacttcGAATAGAGATTTCATGTTCGGCATTCCTCTTAAAGAACGTCATTGA